The sequence TTATCTTATATATTTTTTTAACTATTCATATATTTATTAACTATCTCATCATCTTCTAAAGCAGTAAGTTTATCTTATATATTTTTTTAACTATTCATATATTTATTAACTATCTCATCATCTTCTAAAGCAGTAAGTATCTCAACACCGTCTTCTTTAACAGCAACAGTATGTTCATAATGAGCAGATAAAGAACCGTCTCTTGTAACAACAGTCCAATCATCATCTTCAATATATATAGCATGATGTCCCATATTAACCATAGGCTCTATTGCAATTACCATATTAGTTTTAAGYAGAGGACCAAAACCTTTTTTACCTCTATTAGGCACAGCAGGCTCTTCATGCAAATTAGCTCCAACACCATGACCGTTAAACTCTCTCACCAAAGAATAACCAGCATCTTCTGCAGTTTTCTGTATGGCATAAGAAACATCTCCCAAATGAACACCATCTCTTATCTGTTTTATTCCATTAAAAAATGATTCCATTGTTGTGTCTACAAGTCTTGAAGCYTCAGCAGAT comes from Brachyspira sp. SAP_772 and encodes:
- the map gene encoding type I methionyl aminopeptidase; translated protein: MAIKIKTQSEINVMRESGHIFANVFKEVSKLVEPGISTKELDKFVYDYIRKQNAKPSFKGYGNPPFPASICASINDEIIHGIPSKKRVLKDGDIIGLDIGVYYKGYHSDRAFTFKVGNVSAEASRLVDTTMESFFNGIKQIRDGVHLGDVSYAIQKTAEDAGYSLVREFNGHGVGANLHEEPAVPNRGKKGFGPLLKTNMVIAIEPMVNMGHHAIYIEDDDWTVVTRDGSLSAHYEHTVAVKEDGVEILTALEDDEIVNKYMNS